The Fusobacterium pseudoperiodonticum DNA window ACAAAAAATTGAATTAGACCCTAATATAAAAGTATTTTTGGGATTGAGTAAAATTGAGAATGATCCTAAATATAAAAAATTAGTTGATTATGTAGATGAGAATTTAAATAAAAAAGGTGTAGTAAAATACTCTGCTAGTATAAGTTTAAAAAAAGGAGCTATCGAAGTTTTTTCAGAAAATGGTACATTACTAGCTGAAGAAAAACTTCCAGAAGAATTTATGAATATAGCAGGTTATGCTTTAAATGCTGGAGAAAATAAAGAAGATATTAAAAAAATGTTAAAAGAAACTTATGAAGCTCCTACTTATATTACTATTAGTAAAAATAATGGAAAACCTAAAATTTATATGGAAAGAGCAATGGGACCTATTGAAGAAGGTATAAAAATGACAGAAGAAGTTATATTAAAAAGAGAACTAACAGAAGCTGAAAAGAAGGAAATGTTAAGCTTAAAAAATGATGAATTAATGACAAAATATAAATCTTATATTGAAAGTGAAATTTCAAAAGGATATCAAAATAACAAAGTAGTCATGGCTAAAGAATTTAAAAACTTAACAGAAACTGCTGTTATATATGATAAGGATAACAGCTCTGTGAAAATGGAGATAAAATACAAAGATAATAGCTTAAAAAATGGAACTGCAAGATCTTATACTAATAATAAGTTAGTACAAGAAATGGTTTTTGAAAACTCTACAGCAATATTACTTAGAGAATATCATGATAATGGTAATCTAGCTGCTGAATTACCTG harbors:
- a CDS encoding toxin-antitoxin system YwqK family antitoxin: MKKFLIILTFVFISLLGFADNTNVGVRVPLGEQKIELDPNIKVFLGLSKIENDPKYKKLVDYVDENLNKKGVVKYSASISLKKGAIEVFSENGTLLAEEKLPEEFMNIAGYALNAGENKEDIKKMLKETYEAPTYITISKNNGKPKIYMERAMGPIEEGIKMTEEVILKRELTEAEKKEMLSLKNDELMTKYKSYIESEISKGYQNNKVVMAKEFKNLTETAVIYDKDNSSVKMEIKYKDNSLKNGTARSYTNNKLVQEMVFENSTAILLREYHDNGNLAAELPANGEAKTYYENGKVKESIPIKNGKREGVGKEYDETGKVIKETLYRNDKEMKKAKKVK